The Methylomarinum vadi genome has a window encoding:
- the prsK gene encoding XrtA/PEP-CTERM system histidine kinase PrsK encodes MVSYSLYSYLAAAFAYSVLFLLLILNKKNNTVFYPFLTAVLFSFIWSAYSAHVLQDDNLYIFETLALESLRNGAWYFFLSVLFSKQQFCNQYGFIKHYWQPKAMLAFIIVISFLEFYSPLRYWVQSELGFDFRLFAHIAFAIIGLLLIEQLYRNSLPEQRWNIKYVCIGAAGLFIFDFIVYSKSLLFSSLDSDLWKARGVINALLVPLFILSINRLNISPGTFSVSKKIIFHSTVLVGAGIYLLIMSLMGFYIRDYGGSWGGIAQIGFIFLAVLLLLVFFVSGRVRALAKVYFSKHFFQHRYDYREEWIKLSRTLAQLNSIDAVSGFIVKTLADLVDSIGGGLWLKNDQGDFYLAEDINLGFQPLQLISRNDPVLTFFNKTNWVIDFVEYFNDPEIYAGAELEKWYRHDNNIWLMIPLCLQNELEAFVVLSKPRVARQIDWQDHDLLKTVGMQLANALALTRASDDLSRSRQFEAYNRLSAFLVHDLKNLVAQISLIVKNSERHKNNPEFIDDSIETLENVVVKMEKILSQLKKGGAKKENGFQEVDLADVLKDVAIQQSINKPRLQLILNSPKSIIRGDKEKLTSIISHLAQNAQDATADAGWVRLELYNADTQAIVKIIDNGCGMDKQFIQQRLFKPFDTTKGNAGMGIGVYEAREYILQHSGQILVDSEPGRGTTFTLKFPLI; translated from the coding sequence ATGGTTTCTTATAGTTTATATAGTTATTTGGCAGCGGCATTCGCTTATTCGGTATTGTTTCTGTTATTGATATTGAATAAGAAAAATAATACTGTCTTTTATCCTTTTTTGACGGCAGTTCTTTTCTCGTTTATATGGTCGGCCTATTCCGCCCATGTGTTACAGGACGATAATCTCTATATCTTCGAAACCCTGGCGCTTGAATCGTTGCGTAACGGCGCCTGGTATTTTTTTCTCAGTGTATTATTTTCCAAACAGCAATTCTGTAACCAGTATGGTTTTATCAAACACTACTGGCAGCCCAAAGCCATGCTGGCTTTTATCATTGTTATAAGCTTTCTGGAATTTTATTCCCCTTTACGATACTGGGTCCAGAGTGAATTAGGTTTCGATTTCAGGCTTTTTGCCCATATTGCATTTGCCATTATCGGTTTATTGCTCATCGAACAGCTTTATCGCAACTCTTTGCCCGAGCAACGCTGGAATATTAAATATGTTTGCATCGGTGCGGCGGGGTTATTTATCTTCGATTTCATCGTTTATAGTAAATCCTTATTGTTTTCGAGCCTGGATTCCGATTTGTGGAAAGCCAGAGGGGTCATCAATGCCTTATTAGTTCCGTTATTCATTCTGTCCATTAATCGCCTGAATATCAGTCCGGGCACATTTTCGGTTTCAAAAAAAATAATTTTTCATTCCACCGTGCTGGTCGGGGCCGGGATTTATTTGCTGATCATGTCGCTGATGGGATTTTATATCAGGGATTATGGCGGTAGTTGGGGCGGTATTGCCCAGATCGGCTTCATTTTTCTGGCGGTACTTTTGCTGTTGGTTTTTTTCGTTTCAGGAAGAGTCAGGGCCTTAGCGAAGGTTTATTTCTCCAAGCATTTTTTTCAACACCGATACGACTACCGGGAGGAGTGGATCAAATTAAGCCGGACACTGGCCCAATTGAATTCCATCGATGCCGTTTCCGGTTTCATCGTGAAAACTCTTGCTGATTTGGTGGATAGTATTGGTGGCGGACTATGGCTTAAAAACGATCAGGGCGATTTTTATTTGGCGGAAGACATTAATTTGGGATTTCAACCGTTGCAATTGATTTCCAGGAATGACCCGGTCCTGACCTTTTTCAACAAGACCAATTGGGTGATTGATTTTGTCGAATATTTCAACGATCCCGAAATCTATGCCGGAGCCGAGTTGGAAAAGTGGTATAGGCACGATAACAATATCTGGCTGATGATTCCCTTGTGTCTGCAAAATGAGTTGGAAGCCTTTGTGGTATTGAGTAAACCGCGGGTGGCGAGGCAAATAGATTGGCAAGATCACGACTTATTAAAAACCGTTGGCATGCAATTGGCCAATGCGCTGGCTTTGACGCGGGCCAGCGATGATCTTAGCCGTTCAAGGCAATTCGAGGCCTATAATCGGCTGTCGGCTTTTTTGGTTCATGACCTAAAAAATCTGGTTGCGCAGATTTCGTTGATTGTCAAGAATTCGGAGCGACATAAAAACAACCCTGAATTCATCGATGATTCCATCGAAACGTTGGAAAATGTCGTTGTTAAAATGGAAAAAATATTGTCGCAGTTAAAAAAAGGAGGGGCGAAAAAAGAGAATGGATTCCAAGAGGTTGATTTAGCCGATGTTTTAAAGGATGTGGCAATTCAACAAAGTATTAACAAACCGCGGCTTCAGCTGATATTGAATAGCCCTAAAAGCATTATTCGCGGTGACAAAGAAAAACTAACCAGTATCATAAGCCATTTAGCACAAAATGCCCAGGATGCGACTGCCGATGCAGGCTGGGTTAGACTGGAACTATACAACGCCGATACCCAAGCGATTGTAAAAATTATTGACAATGGCTGCGGCATGGATAAACAATTCATTCAGCAACGCTTATTTAAGCCGTTTGATACGACTAAGGGTAACGCCGGGATGGGTATAGGCGTTTATGAAGCGCGAGAATATATTTTGCAGCATTCTGGACAGATTCTGGTCGACAGTGAACCGGGCAGGGGGACGACTTTTACGTTAAAATTTCCGCTGATCTAA
- a CDS encoding NAD-dependent epimerase translates to MKIMVTGTAGFIGNHLALRLLERGDEVVGIDNLNDYYDVNLKLDRLARIKDYSGFTDMRLDLADRSGMEEAFRKYQPQKVVNLAAQAGVRYSLENPHAYMDSNIIGFMNILEGCRHNRVEHLVYASSSSVYGANESMPFSVHDNVDHPLSLYAASKKANELMAHTYSNLYQLPTTGLRFFTVYGPWGRPDMALFLFTKAILNGEQIKVFNYGKHRRDFTYIDDIVEGVIRTLDHTAEPNPQWSGKTPDPGTSKAPWRVYNIGNQNPVELMDYIETLEKFLGKKAEKQLLPLQPGDVPDTYADVEALVADVDYKPNTSIEQGIERFVEWYLDYYRS, encoded by the coding sequence ATGAAAATAATGGTGACCGGAACGGCCGGTTTTATAGGCAACCACTTGGCTTTAAGATTGCTCGAAAGGGGAGACGAGGTTGTCGGCATCGACAACCTGAACGACTATTACGATGTCAATTTAAAACTGGACCGCTTGGCTCGTATTAAGGATTATTCCGGTTTTACCGACATGCGTCTGGATCTAGCCGATCGTTCCGGCATGGAAGAGGCCTTTAGAAAATATCAACCGCAGAAAGTCGTGAATCTGGCGGCTCAGGCCGGGGTGCGCTATTCCCTTGAGAATCCTCACGCCTACATGGATAGCAATATCATCGGCTTCATGAATATTCTGGAAGGATGCCGGCACAATCGGGTCGAACATCTGGTGTATGCCTCCAGTAGTTCGGTATACGGCGCCAATGAATCCATGCCGTTTTCGGTGCATGACAATGTCGACCATCCGCTGAGTCTGTATGCGGCCTCAAAGAAAGCCAACGAGCTGATGGCCCACACCTATAGTAATCTTTACCAGCTGCCTACGACCGGTTTGCGTTTCTTTACCGTATACGGTCCGTGGGGCAGGCCCGACATGGCTTTGTTCTTATTCACCAAGGCCATTTTAAACGGGGAACAGATCAAGGTGTTCAATTATGGTAAACATCGCCGCGATTTTACCTACATCGACGATATCGTGGAAGGCGTGATCCGTACCCTCGACCATACCGCTGAGCCGAATCCCCAATGGAGCGGCAAAACGCCCGACCCCGGCACTAGCAAGGCGCCTTGGCGTGTCTATAATATCGGCAACCAAAACCCCGTCGAGCTGATGGATTATATCGAAACATTGGAGAAATTTTTGGGCAAGAAGGCCGAGAAACAGTTGTTGCCGCTACAACCCGGTGACGTGCCCGACACCTATGCCGACGTAGAGGCTTTAGTGGCCGACGTGGATTACAAACCCAATACATCGATAGAACAAGGAATCGAGAGGTTTGTCGAATGGTATTTGGATTATTACCGGTCATAA
- the tviB gene encoding Vi polysaccharide biosynthesis UDP-N-acetylglucosamine C-6 dehydrogenase TviB, with product MVENIKIAMIGLGYVGLPLAVEFGKKYPTVGFDINTRRIEELMAGSDHTLEVSDSELAEAKLLSYSSSLDAIADCNVYIVTVPTPINAHKQPDLTPLQKASELLGKVIKQGDIVVYESTVYPGATEEVCVPIIERVSGLVFNQDFYAGYSPERINPGDKKHRVTNILKVTSGSTEEVAEKIDHLYQSVISAGTHKASSIKVAEAAKVIENTQRDVNIALINELALIFNRLGIDTEEVLIAAGTKWNFLPFRPGLVGGHCIGVDPYYLTHKAQAIGYNPEVILSGRRINDGMGEYVVSQLVKLMLKKRIHVQNADILIMGLTFKENCPDLRNTRVVDIIKELNSYGVNVHVYDPWVDREEARLEYGIDVLQQPEQQKYDAIVLAVAHDQFRQMDISAIRAMGKNHAVIYDLKYLFPAQYTDARL from the coding sequence ATGGTGGAAAATATTAAAATTGCGATGATCGGTTTGGGCTATGTCGGCCTGCCATTGGCGGTGGAATTCGGAAAAAAATACCCGACCGTCGGCTTCGATATTAATACCCGACGAATCGAGGAACTGATGGCCGGCAGCGACCATACCTTGGAGGTTAGCGATAGCGAACTTGCCGAAGCCAAGTTGCTTTCTTATTCGTCTTCGCTAGACGCTATAGCGGATTGCAATGTCTATATCGTCACGGTGCCGACGCCGATCAATGCCCACAAACAGCCGGACCTGACGCCGTTGCAAAAAGCCAGCGAGTTGCTGGGCAAGGTGATCAAGCAGGGCGATATCGTCGTTTATGAATCGACCGTTTATCCCGGCGCGACCGAGGAAGTTTGCGTGCCGATCATCGAACGGGTCTCCGGTTTGGTCTTTAACCAAGACTTTTATGCCGGTTACAGTCCGGAACGTATCAATCCAGGCGACAAGAAGCATCGCGTCACCAATATTTTAAAAGTGACGTCCGGCTCCACCGAAGAAGTCGCGGAAAAAATCGATCACTTGTATCAGAGCGTTATAAGCGCCGGGACTCATAAAGCGAGCAGCATCAAAGTGGCCGAAGCGGCCAAGGTGATCGAGAATACCCAACGCGATGTCAATATCGCTTTGATCAACGAGCTGGCACTGATCTTCAATCGCCTCGGCATCGACACCGAGGAAGTGTTGATTGCGGCCGGCACCAAATGGAATTTCTTGCCGTTTCGGCCAGGCCTGGTCGGCGGCCATTGCATCGGCGTCGATCCCTATTATCTGACTCACAAAGCCCAGGCCATCGGCTATAATCCCGAAGTTATTCTATCCGGCCGGCGCATTAACGATGGCATGGGAGAATACGTCGTGTCCCAGCTGGTCAAGCTGATGTTGAAAAAACGCATTCATGTGCAGAATGCCGATATCCTCATCATGGGGTTGACCTTCAAGGAAAACTGCCCTGACCTGCGCAACACCCGGGTGGTCGATATCATCAAGGAACTGAATAGTTATGGTGTCAATGTGCATGTCTACGACCCATGGGTCGACCGCGAGGAAGCCAGGCTGGAGTACGGTATTGATGTTCTTCAGCAACCGGAACAGCAAAAATATGACGCCATTGTCTTGGCTGTCGCACATGATCAATTCAGGCAAATGGATATTTCGGCAATTAGGGCCATGGGAAAAAACCATGCCGTGATTTATGACTTGAAATATCTTTTCCCCGCTCAATACACAGATGCGCGATTGTAA